One segment of Antennarius striatus isolate MH-2024 chromosome 5, ASM4005453v1, whole genome shotgun sequence DNA contains the following:
- the ppp1r3db gene encoding protein phosphatase 1, regulatory subunit 3Db: MSGLCEKWRLKGSDEKRSSSGASTTIRLRDIYDPKTQPPKEPVRIRPPGPRTPSVKELDLKRNLSGENPTKTIMRRRAQSLPGSAERRKELRSLQVRFVDSLGLELEEVKLFRAGESPLIPQHVMFRLLMSSEMAFGKSLELSMPYFKPCFPENPGDQPDFLERLRARRVCLEQVVCSDLGITGTIQVLNLAYEKDVTVRYSFTNWRTITETKASWASSGHRDSPETDVFRFRLPVPPFILQPGAVLEFAICYRVEGTDYWDNNDGQNYKLSCHSYKVTVPRECEDSMLHFT, encoded by the coding sequence ATGTCTGGGCTTTGTGAGAAATGGCGGCTGAAAGGATCGGATGAGAAGAGGAGCTCCAGCGGTGCATCCACCACCATCCGACTGCGGGACATCTACGATCCCAAGACTCAACCTCCTAAAGAACCAGTCCGGATTCGCCCCCCAGGCCCGAGAACTCCTTCGGTGAAAGAACTCGATCTAAAGCGCAACCTGTCCGGCGAAAACCCAACCAAGACGATCATGAGGAGGCGAGCTCAGTCGCTTCCCGGCTCCgcggagaggaggaaggagctgaGGAGCTTGCAGGTTCGCTTTGTGGACTCCTTGGGCCTGGAGTTGGAGGAGGTGAAGCTCTTCCGAGCTGGGGAGTCCCCGCTGATACCCCAACATGTGATGTTCAGACTGCTCATGAGCTCCGAAATGGCTTTTGGGAAGTCTTTGGAGTTGTCCATGCCTTACTTCAAACCTTGTTTCCCTGAGAATCCTGGAGATCAGCCGGACTTCCTGGAGCGTCTCCGGGCTCGGAGAGTGTGTCTGGAGCAGGTTGTGTGTTCAGACCTGGGGATAACCGGTACTATACAAGTACTCAATTTAGCTTATGAGAAAGACGTCACAGTACGCTACTCTTTCACCAACTGGAGAACCATCACGGAAACCAAGGCCTCCTGGGCATCGAGCGGACATCGTGACTCTCCGGAAACGGACGTCTTCAGATTTCGTCTCCCTGTGCCGCCCTTTATTTTGCAACCAGGAGCCGTCCTAGAGTTCGCAATCTGTTACCGTGTAGAAGGGACTGATTATTGGGACAACAACGACGGACAGAATTACAAACTGTCGTGCCACAGCTACAAGGTGACCGTTCCGAGGGAGTGCGAGGACAGCATGCTGCACTTCACCTGA
- the si:ch211-236h17.3 gene encoding carbohydrate sulfotransferase 11 encodes MRKPKVIRRVFALCLGCFIMVILYFNVSLKPASETVAERSSAQKSRRSPLQTLYDGDQVESPVQAIHQGRREVLEEACRSYTRKRRVLIPEDLKHIIVDDQHGLLYCYVPKVACTNWKRVLMVLTGVTGSLRDPLAIPANEAHVAGNLHTLSEYTASQINQRLRSYLKFIFVREPFERLVSAYRNKFTRSYNTAFHKRYGTKIVRRHRLDPHPDALERGNDVSFEEFVYYLVDPATQREEPFNEHWERVHSLCHPCLIHYDVVGKYETLEQDSRYVLQLAGVDEQVSFPTSSKSTRTTGDMAAQFFHNISPFYQKKLYNLYRMDFLLFNYSIPAYLKFR; translated from the exons CATCGGAGACGGTGGCAGAAAGAAGCAGCGCGCAGAAGTCGAGGAGGAGTCCTCTACAGACACTTTACGACGGCGATCAG gttgAGTCACCGGTGCAGGCCATCCATCAGGGCCGGCGGGAGGTGTTAGAGGAAGCCTGTCGCTCCTACACCCGCAAACGCAGAGTCCTCATCCCCGAGGACCTGAAGCACATCATCGTGGACGACCAGCACGGCCTGCTGTACTGCTACGTGCCCAAAGTGGCGTGCACCAACTGGAAGCGGGTGCTGATGGTGCTGACGGGCGTCACCGGATCCCTCCGAGACCCCTTAGCCATCCCCGCCAACGAGGCCCACGTGGCGGGGAACCTCCACACTTTATCGGAGTACACCGCCTCCCAGATCAACCAGCGCCTCCGCTCCTACCTGAAGTTCATCTTCGTGCGCGAGCCGTTCGAGCGGCTGGTGTCGGCGTACCGCAACAAATTCACACGGAGCTACAACACGGCTTTCCATAAACGATACGGCACGAAAATTGTGCGGCGGCACAGACTGGACCCGCACCCGGACGCTCTGGAGAGAGGGAACGACGTCTCCTTCGAGGAGTTCGTGTACTACCTGGTGGACCCTGCCACCCAGCGGGAAGAGCCCTTCAACGAGCACTGGGAGCGGGTGCACTCCCTGTGTCACCCCTGCCTCATCCACTACGACGTGGTGGGTAAATACGAGACGCTGGAGCAGGACTCCCGCTACGTGCTGCAGCTGGCCGGGGTGGACGAGCAGGTCAGCTTCCCCACCTCGTCCAAGAGCACCAGGACTACGGGAGACATGGCGGCCCAGTTCTTCCACAACATCAGCCCGTTTTATCAGAAAAAGCTGTACAACCTGTATCGGATGGACTTCCTGCTCTTCAACTACTCCATACCGGCCTACCTGAAGTTTAGATGA